From the genome of Acidobacteriota bacterium, one region includes:
- a CDS encoding NAD(P)H-dependent oxidoreductase, protein MVTAKILAFAGSARRDSWNRKVLAVAAAAARDAGAEVTVVSLGDYPMPIYHADWHEEHGVPPAMLELRGLMMAANGLLIASPEYNTSITPLLKNTIDWLSQDANGESGRALFEGKVGGLMGASNGAFGTIRALPHVSMILANLGVLMLPFVAVPGVAKAFDEAGTMTNERAKKSLSALGARLANTIVKLG, encoded by the coding sequence ATGGTCACCGCGAAAATTCTGGCCTTTGCCGGCAGCGCGCGCCGCGACTCCTGGAACCGGAAAGTGCTGGCCGTGGCCGCGGCGGCGGCGCGTGACGCCGGCGCCGAGGTGACGGTCGTCAGCCTCGGCGACTATCCCATGCCGATCTACCACGCCGACTGGCACGAGGAGCACGGCGTGCCGCCGGCGATGCTCGAGTTGCGCGGCCTGATGATGGCGGCGAACGGCCTGCTGATTGCCAGCCCGGAATACAACACCTCGATCACGCCGCTGCTCAAGAACACCATCGACTGGCTGTCGCAGGACGCGAACGGCGAGAGCGGCCGGGCCCTATTCGAGGGCAAGGTCGGCGGGTTGATGGGCGCGTCCAACGGCGCGTTCGGCACCATCCGCGCCCTGCCTCATGTCTCGATGATCCTCGCCAACCTTGGGGTGCTGATGTTGCCGTTCGTTGCGGTGCCCGGCGTGGCGAAGGCGTTCGACGAAGCGGGCACCATGACCAACGAGCGCGCCAAGAAATCGCTGTCCGCGCTCGGCGCGCGCCTGGCGAACACCATCGTCAAGCTGGGTTAG
- a CDS encoding multicopper oxidase family protein, with the protein MKGLAIVGVLAMATLGAGQPATPAVSCASVDPRTSGDPDLYCIELLPGMGIEQGTGRAQLVPPPTPFGIAVSPAGETLHDVRLTLRGLPPPSSLGDFTTYVAWATTPQMTPELRLGEVANGEVTLGRIPFDRFLILITAERRAGVATREGRLVLRGTSASVRMQPHDLAFLLAGMIDAGGAAADHAGHAMPAPGAWTPPPMYPGVSMPPAMMTLRPDVSSYLPADAADTPLARPRQVMRLQDGDRLTLTAAPVRRQVAGRTFTMLGFNGQYPGPLLDVTEQSSVTITFINHTDFATAIHWHGLRLDNRFDGAPHVTQDPVPPGGRFEYTVRFPDAGLYWYHPHHREDVLQDLGLYGNLLVRSREPGFFGPMHREETLMLDDLLVAGDRPVGYGRESPTHAIMGRFGNYLMVNGEPRWEATARRGEVVRLLLTNVSSTRVFNLSFERPGRPGRSGVRMKLVASDLGRYARETWVDNITIAPAERFIVDARFDESGTVSLVNRVRAIDHIQARFFEERIEVGVVSVGSAPASPDLAAAFGTLREPAAAAAELAVMRPHLARPVDHELLVTLQAGDLPFPLRPMMTFESVYRNPVEWTGTMPEMDWVVSGRQAQWLLRDTATGRTNMDIHWRFKVGDMVKLRFVNDRASLHAMHHPMHIHGQRFLVVSTNGVANSHLVWKDTVLLPAGFTTEVLMEVTNPGKWMLHCHVAEHIETGMRMVFEVTP; encoded by the coding sequence GTGAAGGGACTGGCGATCGTCGGCGTCCTGGCCATGGCGACACTGGGGGCGGGTCAGCCGGCCACCCCGGCCGTGTCATGCGCGTCGGTGGATCCGCGGACGTCGGGCGACCCGGATCTCTACTGTATTGAGCTGCTGCCGGGAATGGGGATCGAGCAGGGCACCGGGCGGGCGCAGCTGGTGCCGCCGCCGACGCCGTTTGGCATCGCGGTGTCGCCGGCGGGAGAGACGCTGCACGACGTGCGGCTGACGTTACGCGGCCTGCCGCCGCCCTCGTCCCTGGGCGACTTCACCACCTACGTGGCGTGGGCGACCACGCCGCAGATGACCCCGGAGCTGCGGCTCGGCGAAGTGGCCAACGGCGAGGTCACGCTGGGACGGATCCCCTTCGATCGGTTCCTGATCCTGATCACCGCGGAACGTCGCGCCGGCGTCGCCACTCGCGAGGGACGGCTGGTGCTGCGCGGCACGTCAGCCAGCGTCCGGATGCAGCCGCACGATCTCGCGTTTCTGCTCGCCGGCATGATCGATGCCGGCGGCGCGGCGGCCGATCATGCCGGCCACGCCATGCCGGCTCCCGGCGCCTGGACGCCGCCGCCGATGTATCCCGGCGTGTCGATGCCACCCGCGATGATGACGCTGCGGCCCGACGTGTCGTCGTACCTGCCGGCCGACGCCGCCGACACGCCGCTCGCCCGGCCGCGGCAGGTGATGCGGCTCCAGGACGGCGATCGACTCACGCTGACCGCCGCGCCGGTGCGGCGCCAGGTCGCCGGCCGCACGTTCACCATGCTCGGGTTCAACGGCCAATATCCCGGGCCGCTGCTCGACGTCACGGAACAGTCGTCGGTCACGATCACGTTCATCAACCACACCGACTTCGCCACCGCCATCCACTGGCACGGCCTGCGGCTCGACAATCGCTTTGACGGCGCGCCCCACGTCACCCAGGACCCGGTGCCGCCGGGCGGCCGGTTCGAGTACACCGTGCGGTTTCCGGACGCGGGCCTCTACTGGTATCACCCGCATCACCGCGAGGACGTGCTGCAGGACCTCGGCCTCTACGGCAACCTGCTGGTCCGCTCGCGCGAGCCCGGGTTCTTCGGGCCGATGCACCGCGAAGAGACGCTGATGCTGGATGACTTGCTGGTCGCGGGCGACCGGCCGGTCGGCTACGGCCGCGAGTCGCCGACGCACGCGATCATGGGCCGCTTCGGCAACTACCTGATGGTTAACGGTGAGCCGCGCTGGGAGGCCACGGCGCGCCGGGGGGAAGTGGTCCGCCTGCTGCTCACCAACGTGTCGAGCACGCGGGTGTTCAACCTGTCATTCGAGCGGCCCGGCCGGCCCGGCCGCTCCGGCGTGCGCATGAAGCTGGTCGCCTCCGATCTTGGCCGCTACGCGCGCGAGACCTGGGTTGATAACATCACCATCGCCCCGGCCGAGCGCTTCATCGTTGATGCGCGCTTCGATGAGTCCGGCACGGTGTCGCTGGTGAATCGTGTCCGCGCCATCGATCACATCCAGGCGCGCTTCTTCGAGGAGCGGATCGAGGTCGGCGTGGTCTCAGTCGGCAGCGCGCCCGCGTCCCCCGACCTGGCGGCCGCGTTTGGAACGCTGCGCGAGCCGGCCGCCGCGGCGGCGGAGCTGGCGGTGATGCGGCCTCACCTCGCGCGGCCGGTGGATCACGAGCTGCTGGTCACGCTGCAGGCCGGCGACCTGCCGTTTCCGCTGCGGCCGATGATGACGTTCGAGTCGGTCTACCGCAACCCGGTGGAGTGGACCGGGACCATGCCGGAAATGGACTGGGTGGTGTCGGGCCGGCAGGCGCAGTGGCTGCTGCGCGACACGGCGACCGGCCGCACCAACATGGACATCCACTGGCGCTTCAAGGTCGGCGACATGGTCAAGCTGCGGTTCGTGAACGATCGCGCGTCGCTGCACGCCATGCACCACCCGATGCACATCCACGGCCAGCGCTTCCTGGTGGTGTCCACCAACGG
- a CDS encoding class I SAM-dependent methyltransferase, whose protein sequence is MLPTSEYDRFADIYQAWTETAGSTQANLAFYVDAYLNETGPVVELGVGDGRIAVAAASRGQSVIGVDLSAAMLERCRVRAQDAGVLDRLTLLNADFRTFHLDQPAGLIALPYHSLGHLVALDDKRRAIAQVFSQLRPGGRFVFDDFLMTPSLVAHMRQVQLRAEYQLASGAEALLWVTSLVDEAAQTIRVVTWEDELDPEGALARRRYRRLSLSWLDPSQARTLLTDAGFVVDACFGDFDGTPFADRTAREQIWIARKPT, encoded by the coding sequence GTGCTGCCGACCAGCGAATACGATCGCTTCGCCGACATCTACCAGGCCTGGACCGAGACGGCGGGCTCGACGCAGGCCAACCTGGCGTTCTACGTTGACGCCTATCTGAACGAGACGGGTCCGGTCGTGGAGTTGGGCGTCGGCGACGGCCGCATTGCCGTGGCGGCCGCGTCGAGGGGACAGTCCGTGATCGGCGTCGACTTGTCGGCCGCCATGCTCGAGCGCTGCCGCGTGCGCGCCCAGGACGCCGGCGTGCTCGATCGGCTCACCCTGCTGAACGCCGACTTCCGGACCTTTCACCTCGATCAGCCGGCCGGCTTGATTGCCTTGCCGTACCACAGCCTCGGCCATCTCGTCGCGCTCGACGACAAGCGCCGCGCGATCGCCCAGGTGTTTTCCCAGCTCCGGCCTGGCGGCCGCTTCGTCTTCGACGATTTCCTGATGACGCCGTCGCTCGTCGCTCACATGCGGCAGGTGCAGTTGCGGGCGGAGTACCAGCTGGCATCCGGCGCCGAGGCCCTGCTGTGGGTCACGTCACTCGTGGACGAGGCGGCGCAAACGATCCGGGTGGTGACGTGGGAAGATGAGCTCGACCCGGAGGGCGCGCTGGCGCGGCGGCGGTATCGCCGGCTGAGTCTCAGTTGGCTCGATCCGTCACAAGCGCGCACGCTGCTCACGGACGCCGGGTTCGTGGTCGACGCCTGCTTCGGTGACTTCGACGGCACGCCGTTCGCGGACCGCACGGCGCGCGAGCAAATCTGGATCGCCCGGAAGCCCACGTAG